From one Suicoccus acidiformans genomic stretch:
- the pta gene encoding phosphate acetyltransferase translates to MINKLAQKIQGKQVSIVYPEATDERILKAVSRLYQENLIQPILIGDEEEINIAGRKYGVSVDNMQIYNPNTYADFDSMVEAFVARRNGKTTENQARGILRDKAYFGTMLVYQGIADGMVCGAVYTTGDTVRPALQIIKTREGVQLISGAFLMLNPDNNGENYIMSDCAININPNAQQLAEIAVETAKTAELFGLVPRIAMLSFSSKGSANSPEVDKVVEATKIAQQIAPNLKIDGELQLDAAIVPSVGKSKAKDSEVAGQANVLIFPDLQSGNIGYKIGQRFGNYQAIGPILQGLQKPISDLSRGCNIEDVYNISIVTASQSLQDSKQNNYSHLSEDELKKLIREVIREVFSDLVS, encoded by the coding sequence ATGATAAATAAACTTGCCCAGAAGATTCAAGGGAAACAGGTAAGCATCGTATATCCTGAAGCAACTGATGAAAGGATATTGAAAGCTGTCAGTCGCTTATATCAAGAAAATCTTATTCAACCAATATTAATTGGGGACGAAGAAGAGATCAATATAGCAGGCCGTAAATATGGAGTTTCCGTAGACAATATGCAAATCTACAATCCTAATACATATGCTGACTTTGATAGTATGGTTGAAGCATTTGTTGCTAGACGAAATGGTAAGACAACAGAAAATCAAGCACGAGGAATTTTGAGAGATAAAGCATATTTCGGAACAATGCTCGTTTATCAAGGCATAGCAGATGGAATGGTCTGTGGTGCAGTTTATACTACAGGTGATACAGTGCGCCCTGCCTTACAAATAATTAAAACGCGTGAAGGTGTACAATTAATTAGTGGTGCATTTCTTATGTTAAATCCGGATAATAATGGAGAAAATTATATCATGTCAGATTGTGCTATTAATATTAACCCTAATGCACAACAGTTGGCTGAAATTGCTGTCGAAACAGCTAAAACGGCCGAATTATTTGGCTTAGTCCCACGTATTGCAATGCTAAGTTTTTCTTCAAAAGGTTCAGCAAATTCTCCTGAAGTGGATAAAGTGGTTGAAGCAACAAAAATTGCTCAACAAATCGCTCCTAATTTAAAGATTGATGGTGAACTTCAATTGGATGCAGCAATCGTACCAAGTGTAGGGAAAAGTAAGGCAAAAGATTCTGAGGTAGCTGGGCAAGCCAATGTCTTAATATTCCCCGATTTACAATCAGGTAATATTGGCTATAAAATCGGTCAACGCTTCGGAAACTATCAAGCTATTGGGCCAATTCTTCAAGGCCTACAAAAGCCGATTTCTGACTTGTCTAGAGGGTGTAATATTGAAGATGTGTATAATATTTCTATTGTAACTGCGAGTCAAAGTCTCCAAGATTCTAAGCAGAATAATTATAGTCATCTTAGTGAGGATGAGCTTAAGAAATTGATTCGTGAAGTCATACGTGAGGTTTTCAGTGATCTAGTGAGTTAG
- the eutJ gene encoding ethanolamine utilization protein EutJ has translation MKQESIEIFKKAHAIVNQKDYTKPEMSDKIYAGIDVGTSSLVLVILNDKKTPLYVGLQEANVVRDGLLVNYSEAISIYRKLLAEAEAILNRPIQVMSGSVPPGTVGNNKSVISNIIQDLGIEVDQIIDEPVAASLALDIQNGHIIDVGGGTTGIATIVDGRLVHVLDEATGGHHLSLVISGNQGIRLEEAEQFKRKHAEESELLAIVRPVIEKIGHIAEQAIIASQAPNDLSIYLVGGASRIRGFESVLEKYLNRKVIKAIHPELVTPIGIALSNRN, from the coding sequence GTGAAGCAAGAATCTATAGAAATATTCAAAAAAGCGCATGCTATTGTCAATCAAAAAGATTATACAAAACCTGAAATGTCGGATAAAATCTATGCAGGCATTGATGTAGGAACATCCTCCTTAGTCTTAGTTATTCTTAACGATAAAAAAACACCACTATATGTTGGCTTACAAGAGGCAAATGTGGTTCGGGATGGTCTTTTAGTGAATTATAGTGAAGCTATAAGTATTTACCGAAAACTCTTGGCAGAAGCTGAAGCAATCTTGAATCGTCCGATTCAAGTCATGTCAGGGTCTGTACCCCCAGGCACAGTTGGCAATAATAAATCTGTCATCAGTAATATTATTCAAGATTTAGGGATAGAAGTTGATCAAATTATTGATGAGCCTGTAGCAGCAAGCTTGGCATTGGATATTCAAAATGGACATATTATAGATGTTGGTGGAGGCACAACAGGTATAGCGACCATTGTTGATGGAAGACTTGTACATGTATTAGATGAAGCTACCGGAGGACACCATTTGTCCCTTGTGATATCTGGTAATCAAGGTATAAGACTTGAAGAGGCAGAACAATTCAAGCGTAAACATGCCGAAGAGAGTGAATTGCTAGCAATTGTTCGTCCAGTAATTGAAAAGATTGGGCATATTGCTGAGCAGGCAATCATTGCAAGTCAAGCTCCTAATGATTTGTCTATTTATTTAGTGGGAGGAGCCAGTCGTATTAGAGGCTTTGAATCTGTATTGGAGAAGTATTTGAATCGTAAAGTTATCAAGGCCATTCACCCAGAATTAGTGACACCTATTGGAATAGCATTGAGTAATCGAAATTAG
- the eutM gene encoding ethanolamine utilization microcompartment protein EutM, whose amino-acid sequence MNNALGMIETRGLVGAVEAADAMVKAANVQLVGKEQVGGGLVTVMVRGDVGAVKAATDAGAAAAEQVGELISVHVIPRPHAEVDAILPSINKGE is encoded by the coding sequence ATGAATAACGCATTAGGAATGATTGAAACTCGTGGTTTAGTAGGGGCAGTTGAAGCTGCTGATGCAATGGTTAAGGCTGCAAACGTACAACTTGTTGGTAAAGAACAAGTGGGTGGGGGTCTAGTTACAGTTATGGTACGTGGTGATGTAGGAGCTGTTAAGGCTGCAACGGATGCTGGAGCTGCAGCAGCTGAGCAAGTTGGAGAATTAATCTCTGTTCATGTTATTCCACGTCCTCATGCTGAAGTTGACGCTATTTTACCATCAATCAACAAAGGTGAATAA
- the eutC gene encoding ethanolamine ammonia-lyase subunit EutC, giving the protein MEQTELKQMIRAILTEMASGNNDEITEDASGLQTNSKETIQVSERVTYHPAGSTNETEQVKQNSVSDEVLDDITELNIRETFYVDNAEDEEGYMRIKQHTPARLGMGRAGSRYKTQPVLRFRADHAAAQDAVYSYVDEELIKDLNLVPLETVCQDKDEYLKRPDLGRVFSEESAKKIKEVVPQNADVVVVVGDGLSSAAIEANVRDILPAIRQGLKTHNLDFGDVLFVKHCRVPAMDQIGDITNANVICMLIGERPGLVTAESMSAYIAYRPTVGMPEAGRTVISNIHDGGTPAVEAGAYIADIIEQILKQKASGTSLEQ; this is encoded by the coding sequence TTGGAACAAACAGAATTAAAGCAAATGATTAGAGCGATTCTCACTGAGATGGCTTCAGGTAATAACGATGAGATAACAGAAGATGCATCGGGTTTGCAAACTAATTCAAAAGAAACCATTCAAGTTTCAGAACGAGTAACGTATCATCCTGCTGGTTCAACTAACGAAACAGAACAAGTAAAACAAAATAGTGTTTCTGATGAAGTTTTAGATGATATTACCGAGTTAAACATCCGGGAGACCTTCTATGTTGATAATGCTGAAGATGAAGAAGGTTACATGAGAATTAAGCAACACACTCCAGCGCGTCTAGGGATGGGACGTGCAGGAAGTCGATATAAAACACAACCTGTTCTTCGTTTTAGAGCAGACCATGCGGCCGCGCAAGATGCTGTATATTCATATGTTGATGAAGAGCTTATTAAAGATTTAAATTTAGTGCCATTAGAAACTGTTTGTCAAGATAAGGACGAATACTTAAAGCGTCCTGACCTAGGTCGCGTCTTTTCTGAAGAATCAGCGAAAAAAATTAAAGAAGTTGTTCCACAAAATGCAGATGTGGTTGTGGTTGTTGGAGATGGTTTATCTTCTGCGGCAATCGAAGCCAATGTTCGTGACATTCTACCAGCGATTCGACAGGGCTTAAAAACTCATAATCTTGATTTTGGAGATGTATTATTTGTAAAACATTGCCGCGTTCCTGCCATGGATCAAATCGGAGATATTACGAATGCCAATGTCATTTGTATGTTGATTGGAGAACGTCCTGGTTTGGTAACAGCTGAGTCGATGAGTGCCTATATTGCATATCGACCGACAGTTGGAATGCCAGAAGCTGGACGGACAGTTATTTCAAACATTCATGACGGTGGAACACCGGCGGTAGAAGCAGGTGCGTATATTGCAGATATTATTGAACAAATTCTAAAACAGAAAGCATCAGGGACTAGTTTAGAACAATAA
- the eutH gene encoding ethanolamine utilization protein EutH, with product MSINEIILWIMAVIMILGAVDKIAGGRFGLGDKFDEGIMAMGSLMLSMAGILVLAPKLAEWLSPILVPVFKFFGADPAMFAGSLLANDMGAYFLAQELTADPKIVNFSGLILGATLGATIVFTIPVGLGAIEERDRSYFARGILSGIITVPIGAFVGGVMLGLDIVTTFKNLLPIIILALVIAIGLALAANAVIKIFIVFGRIVEAIATIGLAIGGLELLTGVKFFENQESIGVAFETVGGIAVTLAGAYGLVYLITKFFQKPLLAVGDKLGMNEVAAAGLIASLANNIAMFGTMDRMDNRGKVINTAFAVSASFTIGDHLGFTGGVAPNVIFPMIIAKLVGGITAIMVAMFFLRNEKTTTI from the coding sequence ATGAGTATTAATGAAATTATTCTATGGATAATGGCCGTAATAATGATTTTAGGCGCTGTCGACAAAATTGCTGGAGGACGATTTGGTCTAGGAGATAAATTTGATGAAGGCATCATGGCCATGGGGTCATTGATGCTATCTATGGCAGGTATCTTGGTTCTTGCACCGAAACTTGCAGAATGGCTCAGTCCGATTCTCGTGCCGGTATTCAAGTTCTTTGGCGCGGATCCTGCTATGTTTGCTGGTTCACTGTTAGCTAATGATATGGGAGCTTATTTCTTAGCGCAAGAGCTTACAGCGGATCCTAAGATTGTTAATTTCTCAGGTTTAATTCTTGGTGCAACATTGGGAGCAACTATAGTATTTACTATCCCCGTGGGCTTAGGAGCCATTGAAGAAAGAGATCGTTCGTATTTTGCCAGGGGTATTCTGAGTGGAATCATTACAGTGCCTATAGGTGCATTTGTTGGAGGGGTAATGCTCGGCTTAGACATTGTTACCACTTTTAAGAATTTACTTCCAATTATTATTCTTGCTTTAGTCATCGCAATTGGCCTTGCTCTAGCCGCAAATGCGGTTATCAAAATTTTTATTGTTTTTGGTCGAATTGTTGAAGCGATTGCCACCATCGGACTGGCAATTGGAGGCCTAGAATTATTGACTGGGGTAAAATTTTTTGAAAATCAAGAGAGTATTGGTGTAGCATTTGAGACAGTTGGGGGTATTGCAGTGACCTTGGCGGGAGCTTATGGATTAGTGTATCTCATTACTAAATTCTTCCAAAAACCACTTCTCGCAGTTGGCGACAAATTGGGTATGAATGAAGTTGCAGCGGCCGGTCTAATTGCATCATTGGCAAACAATATTGCAATGTTTGGAACCATGGATCGAATGGATAATCGAGGGAAAGTCATTAATACTGCTTTTGCGGTGTCTGCATCCTTTACAATTGGTGACCATTTAGGATTTACAGGGGGAGTCGCACCAAATGTAATATTTCCTATGATTATTGCTAAGCTAGTAGGCGGTATTACGGCAATTATGGTTGCTATGTTTTTCTTACGTAATGAAAAGACTACAACGATATAG
- a CDS encoding NADH-dependent flavin oxidoreductase, producing MINPCSLSYELNTNVTLSNRLVFAPVTTNSANEDGSISDKDFHFYDTVANGYGMVIVGSHAVSSLGEGFKQSWNTYNDKNILGLRRLARLLHSKGTKAVLQLYHAGRMAMPDYINGSQPVAPSSIKALREYASYPLTLSDSEIEQIMTDFCLGVQMALNAGFDGVELQGGNTFLVQQFYSPHSNRRSDQWGGSREARMTFVLRLLEKIQELLIRENREDFIVGYRFSPEEYEKPGIRIDSTKYLLKRLDSNVLSYYHISLSHYKKKSQEGVTFLEEIRKWDLSTPVIFCGQIQGKEDLEVVLEKYPLVSVARAGIENSSWALQTGR from the coding sequence ATGATAAACCCATGTAGTCTTTCCTATGAATTAAATACAAATGTGACGTTGTCGAATCGACTAGTGTTTGCACCAGTGACAACGAATTCTGCTAACGAGGATGGTTCTATTTCGGATAAAGATTTTCACTTTTATGATACTGTGGCCAATGGCTACGGCATGGTAATAGTTGGTTCGCATGCGGTATCTAGTTTGGGTGAGGGCTTTAAACAAAGCTGGAATACTTACAATGACAAAAATATTTTAGGATTAAGACGCCTGGCGAGGTTATTACATTCAAAGGGTACGAAGGCAGTATTGCAGCTTTATCATGCAGGCCGCATGGCTATGCCAGACTATATTAATGGTTCTCAGCCTGTAGCACCTAGCTCAATTAAAGCTTTACGAGAGTATGCTTCTTATCCATTAACGCTTTCTGATAGTGAAATTGAACAAATTATGACTGATTTTTGTTTAGGTGTTCAGATGGCTTTGAATGCAGGATTTGATGGAGTGGAGTTGCAAGGTGGTAACACATTTCTGGTTCAACAATTCTACTCTCCTCACTCGAATCGACGGTCTGATCAGTGGGGTGGAAGTCGTGAAGCACGTATGACTTTTGTTTTGAGATTGCTGGAAAAAATCCAAGAGTTACTCATCAGAGAAAACAGAGAAGATTTTATTGTTGGTTATCGTTTCTCCCCAGAAGAATATGAAAAGCCTGGAATAAGAATTGATAGCACAAAATATTTGCTTAAGCGACTTGATTCTAATGTACTGAGTTATTACCATATTTCATTATCACATTATAAAAAGAAGTCTCAAGAGGGCGTAACTTTTCTTGAAGAAATTAGAAAATGGGATCTTTCGACTCCTGTTATCTTTTGTGGTCAAATTCAGGGTAAGGAAGACTTGGAAGTAGTTTTAGAGAAATATCCATTAGTCTCTGTGGCTCGAGCTGGAATTGAAAATTCATCATGGGCTTTGCAGACTGGGAGATAA
- a CDS encoding BMC domain-containing protein, protein MANIALGLIEIKGKLSAIVACDAALKAANVHLLDSQKIKGGITTIMVYGDVAAVQAAVDAGKTAVEHSGALRSTNVIPRLDDQVKEMLDRDISERNQMKQPEIHSESFLESQQEINLVDKSAAADDDYDYDYDYDYEIERSYSTEDTQVTSEVEATDEILADDKVLEETREKYTKEELHKLKVTELRTLAYRSNIESLKKSEIKYATKEQLVDSLLAEGVLRDDE, encoded by the coding sequence ATGGCCAACATTGCTCTAGGACTTATTGAAATTAAAGGAAAGCTCTCAGCAATCGTAGCCTGTGATGCTGCTTTAAAGGCGGCAAACGTCCACTTACTTGATAGTCAGAAAATTAAGGGCGGTATTACCACCATCATGGTGTACGGAGATGTGGCCGCTGTACAAGCTGCTGTCGATGCTGGAAAAACGGCGGTTGAACATAGTGGAGCTTTACGCTCAACAAATGTTATCCCCCGTTTAGATGATCAAGTCAAGGAAATGCTGGATAGAGATATTTCTGAACGAAATCAGATGAAGCAGCCTGAGATACACTCAGAGTCATTTTTGGAAAGTCAGCAAGAAATAAATTTAGTTGATAAAAGCGCTGCTGCTGATGATGATTATGACTATGACTATGACTATGACTATGAGATAGAGCGTTCATATAGCACTGAGGATACTCAGGTCACATCGGAAGTGGAAGCCACTGATGAGATATTAGCAGATGATAAAGTTTTGGAAGAAACTCGAGAAAAATATACAAAAGAGGAACTTCATAAACTTAAAGTAACCGAGTTAAGAACATTAGCTTATCGAAGTAATATCGAAAGTTTGAAGAAATCTGAGATTAAATATGCTACGAAGGAACAATTAGTTGATTCATTATTGGCTGAGGGGGTATTAAGGGATGACGAATAA
- the cobS gene encoding adenosylcobinamide-GDP ribazoletransferase has product MLKSIILFFQFFTVIPINYQINDVNETMRGGVQYLGLFGLLYGSILAIIYSILRIFITIEGAWLLTLFVDVLLTNGFHHDGFADMADGMFSSRPRERILEIMKDSRMGSNGTIALIFYFMILWQFGSADLANRVTLLHEALIVMSYGLVVRGGLSLCYYKVTYVSQSKSGLGSYFEGMQNWQIFLVQVTVSLFLFLAIDWQALVAYLLAAFSTLIYRQLIYRKIGGMNGDTMGAGAIFCQILYAIFQGVLA; this is encoded by the coding sequence ATGCTAAAATCAATTATCTTGTTTTTCCAATTTTTTACAGTGATTCCTATTAATTATCAGATTAATGATGTAAATGAGACGATGCGAGGAGGCGTCCAGTATTTAGGATTATTCGGTTTATTGTATGGGAGTATCCTCGCGATAATTTATAGTATTCTGCGCATTTTTATCACGATTGAAGGGGCTTGGCTTTTAACATTGTTCGTTGATGTACTTTTAACGAACGGTTTTCATCATGATGGCTTCGCAGATATGGCAGATGGTATGTTTTCATCTAGACCCAGGGAACGTATTCTAGAGATTATGAAAGACTCTCGAATGGGGAGTAATGGTACAATAGCTTTAATCTTTTACTTTATGATTTTATGGCAGTTTGGCTCTGCTGATTTAGCTAATAGAGTAACTTTATTACATGAGGCCCTTATTGTGATGAGTTATGGGTTAGTTGTACGTGGAGGATTAAGTCTTTGTTATTATAAAGTGACTTATGTGAGCCAAAGTAAAAGTGGACTAGGATCCTATTTTGAAGGAATGCAAAATTGGCAAATATTTCTTGTTCAGGTAACTGTAAGTTTATTTTTATTTTTAGCAATTGACTGGCAAGCATTAGTAGCTTATTTGCTAGCTGCCTTTTCAACCTTAATTTATCGCCAGCTTATATATAGAAAGATTGGCGGAATGAATGGAGATACAATGGGAGCAGGCGCTATCTTTTGTCAAATACTTTATGCGATTTTCCAAGGTGTTCTAGCATGA
- a CDS encoding EutN/CcmL family microcompartment protein, producing the protein MILAKVVGNLWATRKDEKLNGLKLMVCQRRLQEEVYDDKLIVAADNAGAGVGDHVLITTGSSARISFARDNIPADMVIVGIIDKVDFAE; encoded by the coding sequence ATGATTTTAGCAAAAGTTGTGGGGAACCTATGGGCAACTCGTAAAGACGAAAAATTAAATGGATTAAAATTGATGGTTTGCCAAAGACGGTTGCAAGAAGAAGTATATGACGATAAGTTGATTGTAGCAGCAGATAATGCCGGAGCTGGTGTAGGTGATCATGTTTTGATAACTACCGGGAGTTCTGCGAGGATTTCTTTTGCAAGAGATAATATTCCAGCAGATATGGTAATTGTTGGAATTATAGATAAGGTAGATTTTGCAGAGTAG
- a CDS encoding histidine phosphatase family protein, whose translation MKVYLCRHGQTDMNAQRKFYGRLDVSLNDLGREQARQIGKQMANDSLTIRKVVTSGLRRTKETAEEILDSYGQLCLHMESYNALNEIDFGTWEGLSADDIERRDYNHWWAYIEAPLNTQFPEGEEHKTFRLRVEECLSKIEFVEGTLLVGHLGVLRIFMQYYNLSDENYFSIDIPQGEYICVELFK comes from the coding sequence ATGAAAGTATATTTATGTCGGCATGGGCAAACAGATATGAATGCTCAACGAAAATTTTATGGCAGGTTAGACGTATCTTTAAATGATTTAGGTCGAGAACAAGCTAGACAAATAGGAAAACAGATGGCAAATGATAGCTTAACTATTCGAAAAGTTGTCACCTCTGGATTAAGGCGCACTAAAGAAACTGCTGAAGAAATTCTAGATAGTTATGGTCAGTTATGTTTGCATATGGAGAGTTATAATGCTTTAAATGAAATAGACTTTGGAACTTGGGAAGGGTTAAGTGCAGATGACATTGAAAGAAGAGATTATAATCACTGGTGGGCGTATATTGAAGCTCCACTTAATACTCAGTTTCCCGAAGGTGAAGAACATAAGACATTTCGTTTGCGAGTTGAAGAATGTCTGTCAAAGATAGAGTTCGTTGAGGGGACACTATTAGTTGGTCATTTAGGTGTGTTGAGAATTTTTATGCAGTATTATAATCTAAGTGATGAGAATTATTTCTCGATTGATATACCTCAAGGAGAGTATATCTGTGTAGAATTATTTAAGTAA
- a CDS encoding acetaldehyde dehydrogenase (acetylating), producing the protein MTNKYKDLVSIEETRNLLEKAQKAQKELAQKSQEEIDAIIKVLAKAAYSERERLARLAVEETGFGNVRDKLIKNAFASKTVADAMKEMKTIDVIEETDTVKTVAVPKGVIAGLVPSTNPTSTVIYKSLIAIKSGNAIVFSPHPSALKCIIETAKVLNDAGREIGLPEGTISVIENITMQATDELMKNKNTDLILATGGSAMVKAAYSSGTPAIGVGPGNGPAFIHGSADIPTAVRRIFESKTFDNGTICASEQSIIVEKKNKQKVKEEFEKLNAYFLNEEEAKQLEKFLLRPDGRMNAVVVGKKATAIAELAGIDVPAKTNLLLAEETRYGGRVPYSREILAPILGFYTVDTWQEALELSINILLMEGAGHTMSIHAEDQKVLDEFSLCAPVSRLVVNSGATFGGIGASTDIFPALTLGCGSIGGSSTSDNVSPLNLFDTRLIAKGTKELGDILEEENLLNKEFDDSINDDKISKDQLIDLLVEKVLEKLQA; encoded by the coding sequence ATGACGAATAAGTACAAAGATCTAGTTTCTATTGAAGAAACAAGAAATCTTCTGGAAAAAGCTCAAAAGGCTCAAAAAGAGCTTGCTCAGAAGAGCCAGGAAGAAATTGATGCAATTATTAAAGTTTTAGCTAAGGCTGCTTACTCTGAAAGAGAGCGATTGGCAAGATTGGCAGTTGAAGAGACTGGATTTGGGAATGTAAGAGATAAATTAATTAAGAATGCTTTCGCTTCTAAAACGGTAGCAGATGCAATGAAAGAAATGAAAACCATTGATGTTATTGAAGAGACAGATACAGTTAAAACTGTTGCTGTTCCCAAAGGAGTAATTGCTGGTTTAGTGCCCTCGACCAATCCTACATCTACTGTTATCTATAAATCACTTATTGCCATCAAGTCTGGAAATGCGATAGTCTTTTCACCGCATCCGTCTGCACTAAAGTGTATTATTGAAACAGCTAAGGTGTTGAATGATGCTGGGCGTGAAATTGGACTACCTGAAGGAACTATTTCTGTCATTGAGAATATCACGATGCAAGCGACAGATGAGCTAATGAAGAATAAGAATACAGATTTAATATTAGCAACAGGTGGGTCTGCAATGGTTAAAGCTGCATACTCATCTGGAACACCAGCAATCGGTGTGGGGCCTGGTAATGGTCCAGCATTTATTCATGGTAGTGCTGACATTCCTACTGCTGTTCGTAGAATCTTTGAATCCAAAACATTTGATAATGGAACAATTTGTGCATCCGAACAATCAATTATTGTTGAAAAGAAAAATAAGCAGAAAGTTAAAGAAGAGTTTGAAAAACTAAATGCTTATTTTTTAAATGAAGAGGAAGCCAAGCAATTAGAGAAATTCTTGCTTAGACCTGATGGTCGTATGAATGCAGTTGTTGTCGGGAAGAAAGCAACAGCAATTGCTGAATTAGCTGGTATCGATGTGCCTGCTAAGACTAATTTACTTCTTGCTGAAGAGACACGCTACGGTGGGCGAGTACCTTATTCTCGTGAAATATTAGCACCGATTCTTGGGTTCTATACCGTAGATACATGGCAAGAAGCATTAGAATTATCTATTAATATTTTATTAATGGAAGGAGCTGGACATACGATGAGTATTCATGCTGAGGATCAAAAGGTTCTCGATGAGTTTTCATTATGCGCTCCAGTTTCTAGACTAGTAGTGAACTCTGGAGCTACATTTGGTGGTATTGGTGCTAGTACTGATATTTTCCCTGCCTTAACATTAGGTTGTGGTTCTATCGGTGGAAGTTCGACGTCCGACAACGTTAGCCCATTGAACTTATTTGATACGCGTTTGATTGCAAAAGGAACAAAAGAATTAGGTGATATTTTAGAAGAAGAGAACTTACTGAATAAAGAATTTGATGATAGTATTAATGACGATAAAATTTCTAAGGATCAATTAATTGATTTATTGGTAGAAAAAGTTTTAGAAAAGCTTCAAGCATAG
- the eutL gene encoding ethanolamine utilization microcompartment protein EutL, with translation MINDRIKANVLSVRMIPNVDAGLAEKLNLQDHQSSIGILTCDSDDVTYVALDEATKKAAVDVVYGSSFYAGADNANTALAGEVIGILAGPSPAEVRAGLDAAVHFIEEEAHFVSANDDDSVIYFAHNVSRSGSYLSEMAEVSEGQAIAYLIAPPLEAVFGVDAALKAADVEIKVFYEPPTETNFGGALLTGSQSACQAACDAFAEAVKAVASNPLVY, from the coding sequence ATGATTAATGATCGTATCAAAGCGAATGTTCTTTCAGTTCGGATGATTCCTAATGTGGATGCAGGTCTAGCTGAAAAACTGAACTTGCAAGATCACCAAAGTAGTATCGGTATTTTAACTTGTGATTCAGATGATGTAACTTACGTAGCTTTAGACGAAGCTACTAAGAAAGCGGCAGTTGATGTAGTATATGGCTCAAGTTTTTATGCTGGAGCAGATAATGCAAATACTGCGTTAGCAGGGGAAGTCATTGGGATTTTAGCTGGGCCATCTCCAGCTGAGGTTCGAGCCGGGTTAGATGCTGCAGTACATTTTATTGAAGAAGAGGCTCATTTCGTAAGTGCTAATGATGATGATTCGGTTATTTATTTCGCGCATAATGTCTCAAGAAGTGGAAGTTATTTATCGGAAATGGCAGAAGTGTCTGAAGGGCAGGCAATTGCCTATCTAATTGCACCTCCATTGGAAGCTGTTTTTGGGGTGGACGCAGCTTTGAAAGCAGCAGACGTCGAAATTAAGGTGTTCTATGAACCACCAACAGAGACTAACTTTGGCGGAGCTTTGCTAACGGGAAGCCAATCTGCTTGTCAAGCAGCCTGTGATGCATTTGCTGAAGCGGTAAAAGCTGTTGCAAGTAACCCATTAGTATATTAA
- a CDS encoding PduL/EutD family phosphate acyltransferase, whose amino-acid sequence MIDIVVRKVQERLAQTFDIEVSDSYVHLTQESLDLLFGEGHHLSPYKYLSERGTFLSYNHVSLVSPDGVLNKIPVIGPARTYNEVVISQSQALELNLEVPIRLNGEVEESPGILVVGSAGEIYLEQGVISAQRHLSVKSKDAEKLKVHDGQRVSVCVEGARSLVFKDVLCKVSENYNTIFHIDVDEGHACAYRPGVQAFIIERGKLND is encoded by the coding sequence ATGATTGACATCGTGGTGCGTAAGGTACAAGAACGCTTAGCTCAAACATTTGATATCGAAGTTAGCGATTCATACGTCCATTTAACCCAAGAAAGTTTAGATTTACTATTTGGTGAAGGACATCATCTGTCTCCTTATAAGTACCTCTCAGAGCGAGGGACATTTCTATCTTATAATCATGTTAGTTTAGTATCGCCGGATGGAGTTTTGAATAAGATTCCTGTTATAGGTCCAGCTCGTACTTATAACGAAGTAGTAATTTCTCAAAGTCAAGCGCTTGAATTAAACTTAGAGGTCCCTATTCGTTTGAATGGAGAGGTGGAAGAAAGCCCGGGGATTTTGGTAGTGGGATCTGCGGGAGAAATTTATCTTGAACAGGGTGTTATTTCAGCTCAAAGACACCTCAGTGTAAAATCAAAAGATGCTGAGAAATTAAAAGTTCATGATGGTCAAAGAGTTAGTGTTTGTGTTGAGGGTGCACGCTCATTAGTTTTCAAGGATGTTCTTTGTAAAGTATCTGAAAACTATAACACGATTTTCCATATTGATGTTGATGAAGGGCATGCATGCGCATACCGTCCCGGTGTTCAAGCTTTTATTATAGAAAGGGGGAAGCTAAATGACTGA